One Paralichthys olivaceus isolate ysfri-2021 chromosome 21, ASM2471397v2, whole genome shotgun sequence genomic window carries:
- the ep300a gene encoding histone acetyltransferase p300 isoform X2 has translation MAENVLDSGPPSAKRPKLSSPALSASASDGNDFSSLLELEHDLPDELISSNEPGLVNGGDLNQLHTTLGGGPAGLGPGGAGGMGLGLGPGGGVGGGQDAVAKHKQLSELLRSGAPTSAQQGHQGTMGSPGGPTTMGQHLANMKASPGQGPQQMMGQGQQQHLSPQQQASMMQQQQNAAAGMMGGMNRAMMGAQQKGNNGQQQPGMIGNQVMNGSPRMGFGNQGMGGNSNLLAETLQQQGAGGQAGMRGQQPGAMNKMGMMGNPGGPFGGPYAGQGNQGLGGAGLGPQLQNKGPMANSLAPFNVDKKNQPLQGMAAMGSQQSQAGVGGPSGAPVGGAPGMVPNAQAGLVGPGAQVSAASAAAGAPPTADPEKRKLIQQQLVLLLHAHKCQRREQANGEVRQCNLPHCRTMKNVLNHMTHCQAGKSCQVAHCASSRQIISHWKNCTRHDCPVCLPLKNAGDKRNPQSLLGAAAAGLGSSLGAVAGGQPSAPNLNPPSQIDPSSIERAYAALGLTYQGNQVQVQTAQPNMPNQGLQGQTGMRPLNPMGTNPMGVNGGVGAASQSQQASLLQDTMMHLNVTSQGLMNDVGGVGSLPTAAPPSAAGMRKSWHEDITQDLRNHLVHKLVQAIFPTPDPAALKDRRMENLVAYARKVEGDMYESANSRAEYYHLLAEKIYKIQKELEEKRRTRLQKQGLGIGPAGLGQPSTGLPPNGPLPDPSLVRPAGPNQMVNRMQGPGMNQFNQMGMQSMGQRSTPPLPMGASGNQIGLVGSRMAQPNVNQIQNQYLPQGQFPGSGPGVGTAQPGIAQPGTQAGMAQTQMGTPPSLPVASPLAQPGSAGGPSGVSSVGPMGPQSVGSGGPNLVAGAPPSSMTPTNVNQQPNSIPSHLGAMRGSSPSPAHSRSPTPHQTPPRLAGSQTPQPHTPNASQLVPPPASQQNQLGQGQGPGSNKSLQQQHIGPAGSTTPSHPGLSSSSTPHGAQLPRTPLSQKGSFPVDSQALTPASVSSLDTSSQQPHSDTNLDPKMEVKQQDEEEESDAGSCSKGGKLSNFKIEEKPIKLELKKEECCGEGGKGVPMDTSSTKQMSSVKTEDRKPEVKKEVKEEEDTSDSAVQQASAKKKIFKPEELRQALMPTLESLYRQDPESLPFRMPVDPQLLCIPDYFDIVKNPMDLSTIKRKLDTGQYQDPWQYVDDIWLMFNNAWLYNRKTSRVYKYCSKLAEVFEQEIDPVMQSLGYCCGRKLEFSPQTLCCYGKQLCTIPRDAAYFSYQNSSPKFGLVANRYHFCEKCFNEIQGETVSLGDDPTQPQTSINKDQFEKKKNDTLDPELLVECLDCGRRMHQICVLHHETIWPLGFVCDGCLKKTNKTRKENKYSSKRLPQTKLGYFLETRVNDFLKRQSHPESGEVFIRVVHVSDKVVEVKPGMKSRFVDSGEMSESFPYRTKALFAFEDIDGADVCFFGMHVQEYGSDCPQPNQRRVYISYLDSVHFFRPRSLRTAVYHEILLGYLEYVRKLGYTTGHIWACPPSEGDDYIFHCHPADQKIPKPKRLQEWYKKMLDKAVAERIVHDFKDIFKQATEDRLTSAKELPYFEGDFWPNVLEESIKELEQEEEERKREENSTSNESIDETKGDSKNAKKKNNKKTSKNKSSLSRANKKKPGMPNVSNDLSQKLYATMEKHKEVFFVIRLSAAPMANALPPISDPDPLMACDLMDGRDAFLTLARDKHLEFSSLRRSKWSSMCMLVELHNQSQDRFVYTCNECKHHVETRFHCTVCEDYDLCITCYNTKGHEHKMEKLGLGLDDESSNQAAATTQSPGDSRRLSIQRCIQSLVHACQCRNANCSLPSCQKMKRVVQHTKGCKRKTNGGCPICKQLIALCCYHAKHCQENKCPVPFCLNIKHKLRQQQLQHRLQQAQMLRRRMASMQRVGQPAPGGAPGGNGLPSPGANNGATGPGTPTSVGTQPPTPQTPTQGNMPALPQQQGVGMGGMGVPGQQQQVPQQGGPMPPQHHLHQFQQVGGGGGGGMMNSPQQQMMPQLQQQQPPNIQQLQKPQHPGGLPPYNPRPPGASPLHQSLGKPGLGPATPPQQQQQPNQGQGSMPVQGQQQGPPLAAVETALKIQRLAETQRQMAQAQAQIRGLGQGGMIPPHPHHQNNQAQMAMPHIGAQGMPPQAQGVVGRTMLDPQQQGMLAGMQQGGPQTQLPPQVQQQLQQVQQAGGGQLQSTNQQWGAGGPAMNPQQRPVMMGHMAPQQQPGAAQQQQQPMNQQQPQPGNRGMMQVMGVSGGAAGAPSQIAGAAGTGNLPQAALQDLLRTLRSPSSPIQQQQVLNILRSNPTLMAAFIRQRAARYQGGQGGPGGPGGPPQGAPGGVRFQGAPGGLPGVGGPGANQLPNMEGQTQVNVNQTGQPGMNMVQGGAQGGNMPTMAQLQQLQQQQQQQQQQQRPMLPGNLQQQQMAALQQQQQQQQQQGGMQAGQQGSMTTQFREMLMRRHLQQQQQQQQQQQQMGNHGQFQQPQGLQQQQGQQGFMQPGQGQPGIPPSSQPQSGGGGVGGPQQQQGGPQAGPGQPGQQQGYPNSMSQVAAALQQRLQMQMQQQQQQQQQQQQQQQQQQQNPMGGLQGQDGGPSGGGGPGGPPLQAGQVGPGQGQQQQGGVGGGGGGPPLSQTSQGMLHQNIHQRLLQQQQQHLGGGSPAQHSSPMSPQQQMAQSPHHLQGQGGLGPAGSLSSQVRSPQPSPRPQSQPPHSSPSPRMQPSSQPQPQPSPHRISPQTQTGSPHPGHLSQHHPSMALPQPPQPQQQVLPQQQPGGSVDPSQFSSDQNSIMSQLSGMTGMHGGQGGQSDMLGGNNNNSSNNNQELGANINHNSLDLM, from the exons ATGGCCGAGAACGTTCTGGACTCTGGCCCGCCTTCAGCCAAGAGGCCTAAACTCTCCTCTCCGGCACTTTCCGCCTCCGCCAGCGATGGAAACG atttcagcTCACTCTTGGAATTGGAGCATGACCTTCCAGATGAGCTCATCAGCTCCAATGAACCAGGCCTGGTCAATGGTGGGGACCTCAACCAGCTGCACACCACTCTGGGAGGAGGACCTGCAGGGCTAGGTCCTGGAGGGGCAGGAGGAATGGGTCTTGGTCTTGGCCCTGGAGGGGGCGTTGGTGGAGGCCAGGATGCAGTGGCCAAGCACAAACAGCTGTCTGAGCTTTTGCGGTCAGGGGCGCCCACTTCAGCCCAACAAGGACACCAAGGAACCATGGGCAGCCCAGGAGGTCCCACTACCATGGGGCAACACTTGGCGAACATGAAAGCATCCCCTGGTCAGGGACCTCAGCAGATGATGGGCCAGGGGCAGCAGCAACACCTCTCCCCTCAACAACAGGCCAGCATgatgcagcaacaacaaaatgctgcagctggAATGATGGGTGGCATGAACAGGGCCATGATGGGAGCACAGCAGAAAGGCAATAATGGACAGCAGCAGCCAGGAATGATTGGGAACCAGGTGATGAATGGCTCCCCTAGGATGGGATTTGGAAATCAGGGGATGGGTGGCAACAGCAACCTGTTGGCTGAGACGCTACAACAACAGGGAGCTGGTGGACAGGCCGGGATGAGAGGCCAGCAGCCTGGAGCAATGAACAAG ATGGGAATGATGGGGAACCCAGGGGGCCCTTTTGGAGGTCCGTATGCAGGGCAGGGGAATCAAGGTCTGGGAGGCGCAGGGCTGGGCCCTCAGCTCCAGAACAAGGGCCCCATGGCTAACAGCCTGGCCCCGTTCAATGTAGACAAGAAGAACCAGCCGCTGCAAGGAATGGCTGCTATG GGCTCCCAGCAGTCGCAGGCAGGAGTGGGCGGTCCCTCTGGTGCACCTGTGGGAGGGGCCCCAGGGATGGTGCCCAACGCTCAGGCAGGTCTAGTTGGTCCTGGTGCACAAGTTTCTGCagcatctgctgcagctggtgcaCCACCCACAGCTGACCCGGAGAAGCGCAAGCTAATCCAGCAGCAACTGGTACTCCTGCTCCACGCACACAAGTGTCAGCGGAGAGAACAGGCCAACGGTGAAGTCCGACAGTGCAACCTTCCCCACTGCCGCACAATGAAGAACGTTCTCAACCACATGACTCACTGCCAGGCTGGCAAGTCCTGTCAGG ttGCTCACTGTGCATCATCGAGGCAGATCATCTCTCATTGGAAGAACTGCACGCGGCACGACTGTCCCGTCTGCCTGCCACTGAAGAACGCTGGCGACAAGAGGAACCCGCAGT CTCTACTTGGTGCGGCCGCTGCAGGTCTGGGCAGCTCTCTTGGGGCTGTAGCCGGTGGCCAGCCAAGTGCTCCGAACCTCAACCCACCGAGCCAGATTGACCCCAGCTCCATAGAAAGAGCCTACGCAGCCCTGGGCCTCACCTACCAGGGCAACCAGGTCCAAGTTCAGACTGCCCAACCCAACATGCCCAACCAAGGCCTGCAGGGCCAGACCGGCATGAGGCCTCTGAATCCAATGG GTACAAATCCCATGGGAGTCAATGGCGGTGTGGGAGCTGCATCTCAGAGCCAACAAGCCAGTCTGCTACAGGATACCATGATGCACCTGAATGTGACCAGCCAAGG TCTGATGAATGATGTTGGTGGGGTCGGCTCCTTGCCCACAGCAGCCCCGCCCTCTGCTGCAGGCATGAGGAAAAGCTGGCATGAGGACATCACACAGGACCTACGAAACCATTTGGTACACAAACT TGTTCAGGCCATTTTTCCAACTCCAGACCCTGCTGCCCTTAAGGACCGGCGGATGGAGAACCTGGTGGCCTATGCCAGAAAAGTTGAGGGGGACATGTATGAGTCAGCCAATAGTCGA GCTGAGTACTATCACTTATTAGCAGAGAAGATCTATAAGATCCAGAAGGAgctggaagagaagaggaggaccCGGCTTCAGAAGCAGGGCCTTGGCATCGGGCCTGCTGGTTTGGGTCAGCCCTCCACTGGACTGCCTCCAA ATGGTCCCCTCCCTGACCCATCTCTGGTGCGACCGGCTGGACCAAATCAGATGGTCAATAGGATGCAAGGCCCAG gTATGAATCAGTTCAATCAGATGGGAATGCAGTCTATGGGCCAGAGGTCCACGCCTCCACTCCCAATGGGAGCATCAGGCAACCAG ATCGGACTGGTTGGATCCAGGATGGCACAACCCAATGTCAACCAGATACAGAACCAGTATCTGCCCCAGGGACAGTTCCCTGGATCAGGACCAGGTGTTGGTACAGCTCAGCCCGGTATTGCCCAGCCCGGCACACAGGCAGGCATGGCACAG ACGCAGATGGGCACGCCTCCTTCTCTTCCAGTTGCTAGTCCTCTAGCGCAGCCCGGTTCAGCTGGTGGTCCCAGTGGCGTCTCTTCAGTGGGGCCAATGGGTCCCCAGAGCGTGGGCAGCGGAGGTCCCAACTTAGTTGCTGGAGCCCCTCCTTCCTCAATGACTCCAACTAACGTGAACCAGCAACCCAACTCCATCCCCTCCCATCTGGGAGCCATGCGCGGCAGCTCGCCCTCCCCTGCTCACAGCCGATCCCCTACCCCTCACCAAACACCCCCCAGACTAGCTGGGTCCCAGACCCCACAGCCACACACCCCGAATGCATCACAGCTGGTTCCACCCCCGGCCTCCCAGCAAAACCAACTTGGCCAGGGCCAGGGCCCGGGCTCTAACAAGTCTCTCCAGCAGCAACATATAGGGCCAGCTGGTTCGACCACTCCATCTCACCCTGGACTTTCCTCAAGCTCAACGCCGCATGGTGCTCAGCTGCCTCGCACTCCG TTGTCCCAAAAGGGTTCATTCCCCGTGGATAGCCAGGCCCTGACTCCAGCCTCTGTCAGCAGCCTGGACACTTCCTCGCAGCAGCCGCATTCAGACACCAACCTCGACCCCAAAATGGAGGTCAAGcagcaggatgaggaggaggagagcgatgCTGGCAGCTGCTCCAAAGGAGGGAAGCTCAGCAACTTCAAAATTGAGGAGAAGCCCATCAAATTAGAACTGAAGAAGGAGGAGTGTTGTGGAGAGGGAGGTAAAGGTGTTCCTATGGATACATCGTCAACAAAGCAGATGTCCAGTGTGAAGACGGAAGACAGGAAACCAGAGGTGAAGAAGGaggtgaaagaggaagaggatacGTCGGACTCAGCTGTACAGCAGGCCTCAGcgaaaaagaaaa TCTTCAAACCTGAGGAGCTTCGACAGGCCCTGATGCCGACACTCGAATCACTATACCGTCAAGATCCAGAGTCGCTGCCATTCAGAATGCCTGTTGACCCGCAGCTGCTGTGCATACCT GACTACTTTGACATAGTGAAGAACCCCATGGACTTATCAACAATCAAGCGAAAGCTCGACACTG GTCAGTACCAAGATCCCTGGCAGTACGTGGATGACATTTGGCTGATGTTCAACAACGCGTGGCTGTACAACCGTAAAACATCCCGAGTGTACAAGTATTGCTCCAAGCTGGCCGAGGTTTTCGAGCAGGAGATCGACCCCGTCATGCAAAGCCTCGGCTACTGTTGTGGCAGGAAG TTGGAGTTCTCTCCTCAGACACTGTGCTGCTATGGAAAGCAGCTATGCACTATTCCCCGAGATGCTGCTTACTTCAGCTACCAAAACAG TTCACCAAAATTTGGGCTTGTTGCTAACAGGTACCACTTCTGCGAGAAGTGTTTCAACGAGATCCAGGGGGAGACGGTTTCCCTGGGCGATGACCCCACCCAACCACAGAC ATCGATTAACAAGGATCAgtttgagaagaagaagaatgacaCACTGGACCCTGAACT CCTTGTTGAATGTTTGGACTGCGGCCGTAGGATGCACCAGATTTGTGTCCTGCACCATGAAACAATCTGGCCATTGGG TTTTGTGTGTGATGGCTGCTTAAAGAAGACAAATAAgacaaggaaagaaaacaagtatTCTTCCAAAA GGTTGCCCCAGACAAAGCTGGGCTATTTCTTGGAGACGAGGGTGAACGACTTCTTGAAGCGTCAGAGTCACCCGGAGTCCGGAGAAGTCTTCATTCGTGTTGTCCATGTCTCTGATAAAGTGGTGGAGGTTAAACCAGGCATGAAGTCCAG ATTTGTGGACAGTGGAGAGATGTCGGAGTCTTTCCCATACAGGACAAAAGCCCTTTTTGCATTTGAAGACATTGATGGAGCAGATGTCTGCTTCTTTGGTATGCATGTTCAAGAGTATGGATCCGACTGTCCTCAGCCCAACCAGAG GCGAGTATACATCTCCTACCTGGACAGTGTACACTTCTTTCGGCCTCGTTCTCTAAGAACAGCAGTTTACCATGAAATCCTCCTTGGGTACTTGGAATATGTCAGGAAGTTGGG CTACACCACTGGCCACATCTGGGCCTGCCCACCGAGTGAAGGGGACGACTACATCTTCCACTGTCACCCTGCAGATCAGAAGATCCCAAAGCCCAAACGTCTTCAGGAATGGTACAAGAAGATGTTAGACAAAGCTGTGGCAGAGCGGATAGTGCACGACTTCAAG GATATTTTCAAGCAGGCAACAGAGGATCGTTTGACCAGTGCCAAGGAGCTGCCTTACTTTGAGGGTGACTTTTGGCCCAATGTGCTGGAGGAGAGCATCAAAGAGctagaacaggaggaggaggagaggaaaagagaggagaacagCACTTCCAATGAGAGTATTGAT GAGACAAAAGGTGACAGTAAAAatgcaaagaagaagaacaacaagaaAACGAGTAAGAACAAGAGCAGCTTGAGCAGAGCCAATAAGAAGAAGCCAGGGATGCCGAATGTCTCCAATGACCTTTCACAGAAACTCTATGCCACtatggaaaaacacaaagag GTGTTCTTTGTGATCCGACTGTCCGCAGCCCCCATGGCAAATGCCTTGCCCCCTATTTCAGACCCAGATCCCCTGATGGCATGTGACCTCATGGATGGCCGTGATGCTTTCCTGACATTAGCCCGGGACAAACACCTGGAGTTCAGCTCGCTAAGGAGGTCCAAATGGAGTTCCATGTGCATGTTGGTGGAGTTGCATAACCAAAGCCAGGACCGCTTTGTCTACACTTGTAACGAGTGCAAACACCACGTGGAGACTCGTTTTCACTGTACCGTCTGTGAG GATTACGACCTCTGCATCACATGTTACAACACTAAGGGCCACGAGCACAAGATGGAGAAGTTAGGCCTCGGTTTGGATGATGAAAGCAGCAACCAGGCCGCCGCTACCACTCAGAGCCCTGGAGACTCTCGCCGCCTCAGCATCCAGCGCTGCATCCAGTCCCTTGTCCATGCCTGCCAATGTCGAAATGCAAATTGCTCTCTGCCGTCCTGCCAGAAAATGAAACGGGTTGTTCAGCACACAAAAGgctgcaaaagaaaaaccaaTGGTGGTTGCCCCATCTGCAAGCAGCTCATCGCGCTTTGTTGCTACCACGCAAAACACTGTCAGGAGAACAAGTGCCCAGTCCCGTTCTGCCTAAATATCAAGCACAAGCTCcgccagcagcagctgcagcacagactgcAGCAAGCCCAGATGCTAAGGAGGAGGATGGCCAGCATGCAGAGAGTGGGCCAGCCTGCTCCTGGAGGAGCTCCTGGGGGCAACGGTTTACCCTCTCCAGGAGCAAACAATGGAGCAACTGGTCCTGGTACCCCTACTTCTGTGGGCACTCAGCCTCCTACCCCACAAACACCGACCCAGGGGAACATGCCTGCGCTCCCACAGCAGCAGGGAGTTGGGATGGGGGGAATGGGAGTGCCAGGCCAGCAACAGCAAGTTCCACAGCAAGGTGGTCCCATGCCCCCCCAACACCATCTCCATCAGTTTCAGCAggtgggtggaggaggtggaggggggatGATGAATTCTCCTCAGCAGCAGATGATgcctcagctccagcagcagcagcctcccaATATCCAGCAACTCCAGAAGCCACAGCACCCTGGTGGTTTGCCTCCATACAACCCCAGACCTCCTGgagcctctcctctccaccagtCACTGGGCAAACCTGGACTTGGCCCAGCCACCCCaccccagcagcagcaacaacccAATCAAGGACAAGGGTCCATGCCTGTACAAGGCCAACAGCAAGGCCCCCCTTTGGCTGCTGTAGAGACAGCTCTAAAAATTCAGCGCCTAGCAGAGACCCAGAGACAGATGGCCCAGGCCCAAGCCCAGATCCGTGGGTTGGGACAGGGTGGCATGATACCCCCACATCCTCACCACCAGAACAACCAGGCCCAGATGGCCATGCCCCACATTGGGGCCCAAGGCATGCCCCCACAGGCTCAAGGAGTTGTTGGAAGGACTATGTTAGACCCACAGCAGCAGGGAATGCTAGCAGGGATGCAACAAGGTGGCCCTCAGACGCAGTTGCCACCTCaagttcagcagcagctccaacaAGTTCAGCAGGCAGGTGGTGGACAACTCCAGTCAACAAACCAGCAGTGGGGTGCTGGGGGACCAGCCATGAACCCTCAACAACGGCCAGTCATGATGGGTCACATggcaccacagcagcagccaggagctgctcagcaacagcagcagccgaTGAATCAGCAACAACCTCAACCTGGAAACCGTGGGATGATGCAGGTAATGGGTGTATCAGGAGGGGCAGCTGGGGCACCTAGTCAGATAGCAGGTGCAGCTGGAACAGGAAACTTACCCCAGGCAGCTTTACAGGACCTCCTGCGAACTCTGCGCTCCCCTAGCTCACCTATTCAACAGCAGCAAGTCCTCAACATCCTTCGTTCCAACCCAACCCTCATGGCTGCTTTTATCAGGCAAAGAGCAGCAAGATATCAAGGAGGTCAGGGGGGTCCTGGAGGACCCGGAGGGCCTCCACAAGGGGCCCCTGGAGGTGTGAGGTTCCAAGGCGCTCCTGGGGGGCTTCCGGGTGTAGGAGGACCCGGGGCTAACCAGCTTCCTAACATGGAAGGACAAACACAAGTTAATGTGAACCAGACAGGCCAGCCAGGGATGAACATGGTTCAGGGTGGAGCACAGGGAGGGAATATGCCCACCATGGCTCAGCTTCAgcagttacagcagcagcagcagcagcagcagcagcaacagcgcccaaTGTTGCCTGGGAATCTCCAGCAACAGCAAATGGCTgcattgcagcaacaacagcagcagcaacaacaacagggaGGAATGCAAGCCGGGCAACAGGGCAGTATGACAACACAGTTCAGAGAGATGTTGATGAGAagacatctgcagcagcagcagcaacaacaacagcagcagcagcaaatggGAAACCACGGGCAGTTCCAGCAGCCTCAAGgacttcagcagcagcaaggcCAGCAAGGCTTCATGCAGCCTGGCCAGGGACAGCCAGGGATACCCCCTTCTTCCCAACCCCAGTCAGGTGGTGGAGGGGTTGGGGGGCCCCAGCAGCAACAAGGAGGGCCACAGGCTGGGCCAGGACAGCCAGGCCAGCAGCAAGGCTACCCCAATTCCATGTCACAAGTAGCTGCAGCACTCCAGCAAAGGCTCCAGatgcagatgcagcagcagcagcagcaacaacaacaacaacaacaacagcagcagcagcagcagcaaaatcCAATGGGTGGACTTCAAGGACAAGACGGAGGGcccagtggaggaggaggacctggAGGACCTCCACTTCAGGCTGGACAAGTTGGACCAGGGCAGGGACAACAACAGCAAGGTGGAGTCggtggagggggtggtggaCCCCCATTGTCACAGACATCCCAAGGTATGCTTCACCAGAACATCCACcagaggctgctgcagcagcagcagcaacacctTGGGGGTGGCTCTCCTGCCCAACATAGCAGTCCAATGAGTCCTCAACAGCAGATGGCTCAGTCTCCCCACCACCTGCAAGGACAAGGAGGACTTGGTCCAGCAGGGTCCCTCAGCAGTCAGGTGAGGTCGCCTCAGCCCTCACCGAGACCGCAGTCGCAGCCCCCTCACTCTAGCCCGTCCCCACGCATGCAGCCCTCCTCCCAACCTCAGCCCCAGCCCTCACCTCATCGCATCTCTCCACAGACCCAGACTGGCTCACCCCACCCAGGCCACTTAAGCCAACATCACCCCAGCATGGCGTTGCCCCAACCTCCACAACCCCAGCAGCAAGTGTTacctcagcagcagccaggTGGTTCAGTAGATCCCAGTCAGTTCAGCTCTGACCAGAACTCCATCATGTCCCAGTTGAGTGGGATGACTGGGATGCACGGTGGACAGGGCGGACAGTCAGACATGTTGGGTGGGAATAATAACAACAGCAGTAACAACAATCAGGAGCTGGGAGCGAACATTAACCACAACAGTTTAGACCTTATGTAG